A window of Pseudophryne corroboree isolate aPseCor3 chromosome 1, aPseCor3.hap2, whole genome shotgun sequence genomic DNA:
ggagGTAAATAGTTAAATGAacataggggatcattcagatctgatcgataggcagcaatttttgctgtgatcagatagttgccgcctacagggagagtgtattttcgctgtgcaagtgtgcaatcgcatgtgtagcagatctgtacaaactaattttgtgcagtctccgcgcagcccaggacttactcagccgctgcgatcacatcaggctgttcgggaccagatttgacgtcagacaccctccctgaaaacgcttggtcccgcctgtgtttttacggacactccctgaacacggccagttgccacccacaaacggcctcttcctgtcaatctccttgcaaatgcctgtgcaaatggatccttcgctcaatcccgtcgctgaccagcaatcCCTGTTGCAGCCGTGCGACGCGCCGGTGcaatgcggtgcatgcgcagttcggacctgatcgcccgctgtgcgaaaacgcacagcagcgatcagatctgaatgacccccatagtcccttcTGTGCATATATTATATTTGCTCCATGTGTTATATTACTTTATGGCAGTGCTTGTATAGCTGTATCAGTTTGCctgctttttttgtttttctttttataaTTAATGGCACTTGTTCTATCTTTGTAGCTTAGTAAACGGTACAATCATTCCCAAATTATTAGGAATAATGGTTTTTAATCTATTTCATGTACAGctgtaaagtttaaatcagaatttATTCTGATTATTTAAACAATCATCAATAATACATGTTATTATCGGTCATTCTGAAATCCTGTGTTAGTGCTACAGATAAGGGTAATGTAGCCTGTGCATCCCTGTACTACTGTACATATTACAGGCCCCTACTTCTAATGACAAAGTGCTTGTATGACATATgcggagggcctgattctgatttgcatgCATGTCGGAACACAGATGCATCTTGTGATTTATCGCAAACTGCTCATGAGCTACAGCCGGCATACAGTACATATCTTACAGCAGCTGCAAGCGATTTGTGCACATCTCAGTCACTTCTCACCGATGGCTGAATGGGCATTACTGGGAGGCAACTGGGTGTTTGCATGTGAGAAAAGCATCCATGTAGCCAGGATTGCAACCTATTCTGgatgtgtattgtgtgtttttgTTTGCATCTCCTGCACCTTACCTGGGGTATACAGAATCAGGCTCTCTCTGTTATTTTAGTATTAAAAGTTTCAAAAAGGATACTATGTGCTCAGCTTGAACAGCATTATAGCCAAAggccggtatccaattagctgcagtaatttactgcaGGTAATGGATTCGCcatgggctatccaattagccctgataccaAGCACTTATCGAGGATTATGCTTTGCATGCCTCAagcacgcaaagcataatccccgGTAGCAGAACCTTTTTTCCATGATAACACATGGGTCCAGATACTTATCCCGGATCTCGTGTTATCGGCCGAAAAAGGGGCATTTTTTGGCCTGTGAAAACAGGCTATAATTAGATAGCCCCACAATGACCATTGGTCAAAATCAGCCCATTTATTTATCAGCCGGAAAATTAGcgcatctaattggataccccctatatTCCTGATCATTTGTATAGGCAGCCTGACGTCATTtcttatctttaacattgcttgacTGTTAAGATTTTTATCCTACTTTTTGTGGGGTTTCTTTTGTTTTCAGCATTATTATGCATACTAAAATAATGATGACAAGCCTGTCTATACTTGTATACAGCCAGATAAAACtgttatacttttttttttgtgaTGATCTAGTTCCATAAATGTCAACATGTGTTGTACATATTGTGGTATATAATCACAGTAACGCTTATTTCTTTGTTGATAGGAAGCAGAGAAAACACAAAGATGGAAATCTTGTACATATTGGTACCCAGCATTGCAATCCCTTTGGTCATCGCTTGCCTCTTCTTCCTAGTCTGCATGTGCCGTAATAAACAGAAAGCATCAGGCGCCACCCCTCAGCGACGTCAGCTAATGGCCTCCCCCAGCCAGGACATGGAGATGCCCCTGATGAACCAACACAAGCAACAGGTAGGAGCGTATGTCATGTTTACCACTATTAATAGTGGTGAATGGCAGATATCATATAATTAAGTGACGTGCGGTAAGGTAAATGGCTGGGTAGgcattggctagtatcagagccagatttacacactgaTTTATGAACCTGAGGGttgatgtgggcattatacaaaggtgcagcagtatatactgctggacattTGGTGAGCATTGATCAGAGAGTgcagacaaggtaggcaggggaggcagtgccgtgtattctccagagttttgacaataaaaattattaaaataatacaaaggaaatatttataataacttctttgtatttttcttcaaatttttatagttaaaactttaGAGTATACTggggtatgacaggagaggctctgcctcaccgcacgtcactggtgtaggTACCCCTCATATTatctgctgaaagaggccactgccaccAGAAAATATCGTTACCATGTGGAATAACATATGGAATGCAGTTTAACGTGCCATCAGTGGTATGGTTCCACCACTGACTAATATTAGGGAATTGTATACCATTATTGTGGAGTTCATGCCCCATTATGTCAATAGACAGGTGattgtgtatatatacagatgtgttcttatacatctagcctcattatgccacacagcttGAGATGTGTGGGATGAGCGAGTGACAGGTTCCGTGCAACTCCACTAGCGTAGGGaatctttttttgtttttgctgaaaATACGTCGTtatgctgattaattttatatgtgacacttgtatatctacgTGCGACTGAGTCTGGATATGAAGCACAACGGAATCTGGCATGCTAAGTGGGGCTGTTTGGCACGAATCCAGCAAAGatgtatgtgaacacatctgtaCATAGAAGTGTAGGTGGCACTCTGGTTCAAATTCAGCAACAACGTAAACGGAGCAATCAGCCATCTCTGAAACGTTGACCTAtacagggcgttttctccattttttaatgtgataCCTAAGAGTCACGTGCACTTCTACAGTTCTGCATATTTAAAAGACACTTGGCCTTGTTGTTAAGGTTGTGGCTGAGTTCCAGTCTGTATACATCAGCTGTCTGTATATAATTGATGCCAAGTACAATAAGTAACTTTTGACTATTTACATGAATTCTATTttaatgtgccttttttttttttttattaggtcAAAGTGAAAGAGATAAACCTCTCTACTGTGAGGTTTATGGAAGAGCTGGGAGAAGATCGTTTTGGAAAAGTGTATAAGGGACATCTGTTTGGTACTGCCCCTGGGGAACAAACCCAGACCGTTGCTATAAAGACACTGAAAGACAAAGTTGAAGTAGCTCTTCGAGAAGAATTTAAGCATGAAGCCACAATGAGATCCAGGCTGCAACATCCGAACATTGTTTGCCTTCTTGGTACTGTGACCAAGGAGCAGCCTATGAGCATGATATTTAGCTACTCCCCACTCAGTGATCTCCATGAGTTCCTAGTCATGAGATCCCCACACTCTGATGTTGGTAGCACAGATGATGACAAAACTGTGAAGTCCACTTTGGAACCAGCTGATTTCCTCCATATTGTGACTCAAATAGCTGCAGGAATGGAGTACCTTTCTAGTCATCATGTGGTACACAAAGATTTGGCAGCCAGAAATATTTTAGTCTTCGATAAACTGGCTGTTAAGATTTCTGATCTTGGTCTCTTCCGAGAAGTGTACTCTGCTGATTATTATAAACTAGTGGGCAATTCACTGCTCCCTATAAGATGGATGTCCCCAGAAGCCATTGCATATGGCAAGTGCACCATTGATTCTGATATCTGGTCCTATGGAGTAGTGTTGTGGGAAATCTTCAGCTATGGTCTGCAGCCATTCTGTGGGTATTCTAACCAAGATGTCATTGAAATGGTAAGGAACCGCCAGTTGCTGCTTTGCCCAGATGAGTGCCCAGCCTGGATATATTCCGTCATACTCGAATGCTGGAATGAGTTTCCAGCTAGGAGACCGAGATTTAAGGACATTCACACCAGACTAAGAACATGGGAAAACATGTCTAACTACAACAGTTCTGCCCAAACATCTGGAGCAAGTAATACCACACAGACAAGTTCTCTTAGTACGAGCCCAGTTAGCAATGTCAGCAATGCCAGGTATGTTGAACTTAAGCCCAAAGGGAGGCCATTTCCACAGCCACAGTTTTTACCAATGAAAGGACAGATTAGACCAATGGTGTCACCTCCTCAGCTCTACATTCCAGTCAATGGCTATCAACAGATGGCTGCTTATTTTTATCCAGTCCAAATACCAATGCAAATGGCTCCTCAGCAAATGCAACCACAAATCATCCCAAAGCCTGGGTCTCACCATAGCGGGAGCGGCTCCACCAGCACTGGATACGTAACGACTGCACCCTCAAACAATTCCATGGCTGACAGAGTCGCCCTCCTTGCCGATGGAAGTGATGAGGCACATCTAACAGAAGAAAACATGTCACAAAGCCGTATTCAAGTGGAAGAAGAAGGATCTGTTCCAGAGACGGAATTGCTGGGTGATAATGATACATCTCCATTAGACGAAACAGATATTCAGTCAGAAGCTTAAAACCTGCTGTCCTTATGGAAGACTTCTTCATGACTTGAATAGTAAAACTAACTGAAACAAAAAAATTCACATGGTGCCATAATTCAAGCTCAAGCTAGAGCTATGTACACTAGTTTATTCTTCCATGGTGTTGACGGCAGCAACACACAGAATATTGGACAGGGACACTACTTTTGTAATAAAATGTAAAGTACTGTTGCTGTGCAACATACAGCCTAGTACCAGAGCACAACTTGTGTAACCCAGACTGTGATTGTACATTTGGTAAACATACATGCCAATATTTAGGGAACAAAGAGAGGACAATGTATTGgactatgtaaaaaaaaatgtccttACTATCCCTGCACTGTATCCTACAGGGTGTGCCACAGCGGCAAGTGATTACCTACAGAGACGTGAACTGTAACAAGATGGAGTGTCACATAGGTCCGCTTTTGAGAATGGAGAGAATGTCCTTTGTATTGGTTCATTTTCACCAAGTGCAATTGATCCCTATACATGATGTACCATGCACTAACTAAACTTGTGAGTGGAAGACTTTGGAGATCTGTTTTTTAATTTTCCATTTTAGTTTAGTATTTAACTATGCTTAAAAAGAAATATAAACTGCTGAAGCAGCTACAAAGATATTTGTCTGATATGAAGACCTTTGCAAAACTCTCTTTAGGACAAAAAGAAGTATTTCGTTTGAAAGTGAAATAAAACAGCATTACATCGGGTGCTGTTTTGGTTGTTGCCTTAAATCATGTACAGTCGTTTAAGTGTAATTTATGTTTTCTCatcttttatatacattttttttttaaatgaagcatTTTGATCAGAAGAATGCCTTTGTAATTTAACTGTTTACATTATCCTCCTTGGATACAGTTTATTGTAAAATTTCTGTGTTTTAAATATAAATGCCTAAACAGGTCAATTCATTTCATGCCTTTGTTCCTCACAAAGTGCGATTTTTGTTGTATCACGGTTCTGAGATTTTAATAAAGGTTATGCAGAAATGTTGTGTAGAAAATCTATGGTAGTATTGTAACATACAGTAACATTCTCTGAAACTCTGGTTATTAAAAGGACATTACACTGACACAATGAATATTTCAGAACAAACATGTTTATTAAAATATGATGCTTCCATGTCCGAAACAATATTATCCTACAAATCAGAGGGGGTCATTTATACTGGTAGTTATGCCTTGTTGTACATTGATTATATTCATTGCCCACCCGTCATTTGATGTGCTTTATAGTAAAATTCAAAGACGTGGAACCGTGCTACATATGAGCTTAGCCTACTGCCATGTGCCGCCTGCCCAAATCATTGCTCTGCTGTTATTCTTCCATTATATTAATAATTTCAgcctcatttatgtt
This region includes:
- the ROR2 gene encoding tyrosine-protein kinase transmembrane receptor ROR2 isoform X2, which codes for MQYRKQSVGMSRSRRQAEGLGSVLLGLLTSYTVLAHLATGEIDLPNSNEPLGQVDNHDRLVPTPRGHFLIFLEPVNNITIVQGQTAILHCKVAGSPLPNVKWLKNDAPVVQEPKRITIRKTDYGSRLRIQDLDTTDTGYYQCVATNGIKTITATGVLFVRLGPTHSPNPNIQDDYQEDGFCQPYRGIACARFIGNRSIYVDSLQMQGEIENRITAAFTMIGTSTHLSDQCSQFAIPSFCHFVFPLCDDHSRTPKPRELCRDECEVLENDLCHQEYNIARSNPLILMQLHLPNCEELPLPESPDAVNCMRIGIPMERMNRYQQCYNGTGVDYRGSVSVTKSGHQCQPWNSQFPHNHQLSTADYPEIGGGHAYCRNPGGQMEGPWCFTLNKNVRVELCEVPACRSRENTKMEILYILVPSIAIPLVIACLFFLVCMCRNKQKASGATPQRRQLMASPSQDMEMPLMNQHKQQVKVKEINLSTVRFMEELGEDRFGKVYKGHLFGTAPGEQTQTVAIKTLKDKVEVALREEFKHEATMRSRLQHPNIVCLLGTVTKEQPMSMIFSYSPLSDLHEFLVMRSPHSDVGSTDDDKTVKSTLEPADFLHIVTQIAAGMEYLSSHHVVHKDLAARNILVFDKLAVKISDLGLFREVYSADYYKLVGNSLLPIRWMSPEAIAYGKCTIDSDIWSYGVVLWEIFSYGLQPFCGYSNQDVIEMVRNRQLLLCPDECPAWIYSVILECWNEFPARRPRFKDIHTRLRTWENMSNYNSSAQTSGASNTTQTSSLSTSPVSNVSNARYVELKPKGRPFPQPQFLPMKGQIRPMVSPPQLYIPVNGYQQMAAYFYPVQIPMQMAPQQMQPQIIPKPGSHHSGSGSTSTGYVTTAPSNNSMADRVALLADGSDEAHLTEENMSQSRIQVEEEGSVPETELLGDNDTSPLDETDIQSEA
- the ROR2 gene encoding tyrosine-protein kinase transmembrane receptor ROR2 isoform X1, which gives rise to MGQCSEGSSVLFLCIHTAWSFCILLTVTVHQFLKQHCCFWIIISLTGEIDLPNSNEPLGQVDNHDRLVPTPRGHFLIFLEPVNNITIVQGQTAILHCKVAGSPLPNVKWLKNDAPVVQEPKRITIRKTDYGSRLRIQDLDTTDTGYYQCVATNGIKTITATGVLFVRLGPTHSPNPNIQDDYQEDGFCQPYRGIACARFIGNRSIYVDSLQMQGEIENRITAAFTMIGTSTHLSDQCSQFAIPSFCHFVFPLCDDHSRTPKPRELCRDECEVLENDLCHQEYNIARSNPLILMQLHLPNCEELPLPESPDAVNCMRIGIPMERMNRYQQCYNGTGVDYRGSVSVTKSGHQCQPWNSQFPHNHQLSTADYPEIGGGHAYCRNPGGQMEGPWCFTLNKNVRVELCEVPACRSRENTKMEILYILVPSIAIPLVIACLFFLVCMCRNKQKASGATPQRRQLMASPSQDMEMPLMNQHKQQVKVKEINLSTVRFMEELGEDRFGKVYKGHLFGTAPGEQTQTVAIKTLKDKVEVALREEFKHEATMRSRLQHPNIVCLLGTVTKEQPMSMIFSYSPLSDLHEFLVMRSPHSDVGSTDDDKTVKSTLEPADFLHIVTQIAAGMEYLSSHHVVHKDLAARNILVFDKLAVKISDLGLFREVYSADYYKLVGNSLLPIRWMSPEAIAYGKCTIDSDIWSYGVVLWEIFSYGLQPFCGYSNQDVIEMVRNRQLLLCPDECPAWIYSVILECWNEFPARRPRFKDIHTRLRTWENMSNYNSSAQTSGASNTTQTSSLSTSPVSNVSNARYVELKPKGRPFPQPQFLPMKGQIRPMVSPPQLYIPVNGYQQMAAYFYPVQIPMQMAPQQMQPQIIPKPGSHHSGSGSTSTGYVTTAPSNNSMADRVALLADGSDEAHLTEENMSQSRIQVEEEGSVPETELLGDNDTSPLDETDIQSEA